In Littorina saxatilis isolate snail1 linkage group LG8, US_GU_Lsax_2.0, whole genome shotgun sequence, a single genomic region encodes these proteins:
- the LOC138974145 gene encoding uncharacterized protein isoform X2 codes for MSARGRPKRRNQGRRPAWHDEEPPRGSGGASRQQQAKKRRVAVEEPSSPGEDDSQDAWYENAGTSAARDARPEGMEEALLNRLRVLEEALGCQAARQKGQALDSLAITVPPEVKEKILLGKFVEMHVLLAKSFLDRPEEKAVMFVQNEQGNLVPRLERKNKTELTINQWTTAFHVLMSVYVQQHPDRLQDMLAYVELIRGAARDNPGNAWLLYDQQFRSRLEADPTRPWGMIDSQLWLQLFCKPVGAAPAGKVSPAVDQKGGAYAGKGQRGVCRFFNRPKGCQRDNCAYAHKCAQCSSSSHGQSTCAKKGTQDKGETSSGRPFQSTTGQKAQ; via the coding sequence ATGTCAGCTCGTGGTCGACCGAAGCGACGGAACCAGGGAAGACGACCTGCCTGGCACGACGAAGAACCCCCCAGGGGATCGGGCGGTGCAAGTAGGCAGCAACAGGCAAAGAAACGGCGTGTAGCCGTGGAGGAGCCCTCCAGCCCAGGAGAAGACGACAGCCAGGATGCCTGGTACGAGAACGCTGGGACGTCAGCCGCAAGAGACGCACGACCGGAAGGTATGGAAGAGGCATTACTGAATAGACTGAGGGTGCTAGAGGAGGCGTTAGGATGCCAGGCAGCGCGCCAGAAAGGCCAAGCGCTGGATTCTCTGGCCATCACTGTGCCACCTGAGGTAAAAGAAAAAATTTTGCTGGGGAAATTTGTGGAGATGCATGTGCTCCTGGCAAAATCCTTCCTTGACAGGCCAGAGGAAAAGGCTGTGATGTTTGTTCAGAACGAGCAAGGCAATCTGGTCCCTAGGCTagagagaaagaacaaaacGGAGCTGACCATCAACCAGTGGACCACAGCTTTCCATGTCCTGATGAGCGTGTATGTGCAGCAGCACCCCGATAGGCTGCAAGACATGCTGGCCTATGTGGAACTCATAAGGGGGGCTGCCCGGGACAACCCTGGGAATGCATGGCTGCTGTATGATCAGCAGTTCCGGTCCAGACTAGAGGCCGATCCTACTCGCCCATGGGGCATGATAGATAGCCAGCTGTGGCTGCAGTTATTCTGCAAACCAGTAGGGGCTGCCCCGGCAGGCAAGGTGAGCCCTGCTGTCGACCAAAAGGGGGGTGCTTATGCAGGGAAAGgccagcgaggggtgtgtcggttTTTTAATCGACCCAAAGGTTGTCAGCGAGACAACTGCGCCTATGCGCACAAGTGTGCACAATGCAGCTCCAGTTCCCATGGCCAGAGCACCTGTGCAAAGAAGGGTACACAAGATAAGGGGGAGACCAGTAGTGGGCGGCCCTTTCAGTCAACAACAGGACAGAAGGCTCAGTGA
- the LOC138974145 gene encoding uncharacterized protein isoform X1, producing the protein MSARGRPKRRNQGRRPAWHDEEPPRGSGGASRQQQAKKRRVAVEEPSSPGEDDSQDAWYENAGTSAARDARPEAQAVQGPCSGCRHPTDRSPARLTAATTAEMKRLVSAAFAPATQAAYKQGIESFEVFRGEHGLGHEWPVPSQHVIHFAAHLSLTGRAHTTARTYLAGIGAKHKLKGWDDPTEHFLLKKLLQGMAKLDRRQDQRKPITFQRLKDLIGVLPGVCANTFEQALFTAAFCFAFFGFFRVSEIVGQGNAVKGGRTGISYADVVLGEDLTVHIAGSKTDQANKGEKVVMRRVERHPQVCPVRAMEAYLRVRPCGPGPLWKHFDGSSLTRYQFQAVLKKGASVLGWKVNRFTSHSFRIGAATTAAVNGTPMRDIMALGRWGSQAVTKYVRPDLE; encoded by the exons ATGTCAGCTCGTGGTCGACCGAAGCGACGGAACCAGGGAAGACGACCTGCCTGGCACGACGAAGAACCCCCCAGGGGATCGGGCGGTGCAAGTAGGCAGCAACAGGCAAAGAAACGGCGTGTAGCCGTGGAGGAGCCCTCCAGCCCAGGAGAAGACGACAGCCAGGATGCCTGGTACGAGAACGCTGGGACGTCAGCCGCAAGAGACGCACGACCGGAAG CTCAAGCGGTTCAGGGCCCTTGTTCCGGGTGCCGACACCCAACCGACAGAAGTCCCGCACGCCTTACTGCGGCAACTACAGCAGAAATGAAGCGGCTTGTTTCAGCGGCCTTTGCTCCAGCAACGCAGGCAGCATACAAGCAAGGGATTGAAAGCTTTGAGGTTTTTAGAGGGGAACATGGTTTGGGGCATGAGTGGCCTGTACCGTCACAGCATGTTATTCATTTTGCTGCCCATCTCTCACTTACGGGAAGGGCCCATACAACGGCTCGCACCTATTTGGCTGGGATTGGTGCAAAACACAAGCTGAAGGGATGGGATGACCCCACAGAGCATTTCCTGTTGAAGAAGTTATTGCAGGGCATGGCTAAGCTGGATAGACGACAGGATCAAAGGAAACCTATCACTTTTCAGAGACTCAAGGATTTAATTGGTGTCCTCCCGGGGGTGTGTGCTAATACTTTTGAACAGGCACTGTTTACAGCAGCCTTTTGCTTTGCCTTTTTTGGTTTCTTTCGGGTCAGTGAAATAGTGGGCCAAGGGAACGCAGTAAAGGGAGGGCGAACTGGGATCAGTTATGCTGATGTGGTACTAGGAGAAGACCTGACCGTCCATATTGCGGGGTCGAAAACAGACCAAGCAAACAAGGGCGAAAAGGTTGTGATGCGTAGAGTCGAGAGGCATCCCCAAGTTTGCCCAGTGAGAGCGATGGAGGCTTACCTTAGGGTTAGACCATGTGGACCGGGCCCGCTGTGGAAGCACTTTGATGGGTCATCACTGACCCGATACCAATTTCAGGCGGTTCTAAAGAAAGGGGCTAGCGTTCTGGGTTGGAAAGTAAACAGGTTCACTTCCCACTCATTTCGTATTGGGGCAGCAACCACAGCTGCGGTCAATGGCACGCCCATGAGAGACATTATGGCTTTGGGAAGGTGGGGATCACAGGCAGTGACAAAGTATGTCAGGCCCGACTTGGAGTGA